CCACGTCGGATTTACTTTTGATGCGCTTTAAGAATATTTTCTATTTTTAAAATCAAAGCCAAGGATCTGTTTTATCATCCCAAGACAAGGCATCATTTTGATCATCTTTAATTGAAGTGGAATTTGCAATGCTAGCAAGTAAACATTCATCTGAACAGTGAGATACCTCAGAGTTTTTCATTAATTTACCACAGTTTTCACAGTTTTGGCCCATTTCCAAATGAATTATGCATGTTTAGCAAGTATTCCCTCAAGGTCTGAAAGGGGTTTCTTTTTAATAGAAATATTCTAAATTATCAAAAATGATAATGGCATTCAAAGATTAAAGAACTTATAAGCAGATAAATAACTCCAAGAATACAATTGGATTCATCTTCAGTTAAACATCAAAATCACCCATCAAAAAAAGAAAAAACACGTAGCGTCACTTATCGTCTACCTGTAAAATTAGTAGAAGCAATAGAAACAGAAGCCATGAATCATAATATTTCACACAATGTAATGGCAAGACAAATTTTAGAAAAATATGTTCAGTGGGATAGGTTTGCAAATAAAATTGGGATCATTCCAGTTCCAAAAAAGATTCTAGATACATTAGGACTTGAAATGAGTCCAAAAGATATTGATGAGATAATAAGCTTGATAAAACCAGTCATCAAAGATTCTGTTTTATTTATCAAAGGCAAATATGATCTGAAGAGATGTATTGAAACTCTAGAAGACTATATGCGAGCATCTGGAATGAAGTCAGATCATAGAGTTGATGGTGCACTTCATCATTTTATAATTCAGCATGAATTGGGTGCTAATTGGTCCATGTTCACAGAACAATTACTAAAAGAAATATTTCATGAGTTCATGCCAGAATCAACAATGAAATGTCAAACAACAGAATCAACGGTAATTGCAACAATAGCACTTGGTGCAGATTTTAGTGAACATGATTACTAGTTCTTGAAATAAAATCGCCAGATTGAAAAGCTATGGAAAGCCTTTAAAATAATATAATTTACAAACAGTCATGAAGCAAAAAGCTGCATCGCGTAGTATCAAAATTTTAGTTGCTAAACTGGGACTTGATGGTCACGATAGAGGAGCTCTAGTTCTTTGTAGGGCTTTTAGAGATGCAGGAATGGAGGTTATTTACTCAGGACTTTTTGCAACACCAGAAAGAGTTGCACAGATTGCAGAAGATGAAGATGTTGATGCAATTGCAATGAGTTTACTAAATGGTGCACATGGTACACTTTTTCCCAGAGTAGTAAAGGCTGTAAAAAAGAAAGGCATTAACGATGTACTGATTGTAGGAGGAGGGGTAATTCCAGATATTGATCATAAAGATTTGATGAAAGCAGGTGTTGATCATGTCTTTGGGCCAGGAACCCCACTATCAACAATTATTGATCACATCACCAATGGTGTATCTAAATTAAGAAAAATATAAGAAAAAAGATTATTCTGTGGAATCAGGCCACATCATTTTTCGCATTTGTTTACCAACTTTTTCAATTTGGTGTGCGTCATATTCTTTCATGTATTTATCAAATGCTTCTTTACCATTTTTCTGATACTCAGAAATCCACTCACGGTTGAATGTTCCATCTTGAATCATGGTTAGAACTTTTTTCATGTTCTCTTTATTTGCGGAATCCATAACCATTGGTCCACGTGTAAGACCACCATATCGTGCAGTCTCACTAACACGTCTCCACATTCCATTAATACCATATCTCTGAATCATATCTACAATGAGTTTTAGTTCATGTAAAACTTCAAAGTATGCAATTTCTGGTTGATATCCAGCTTCAACGAGAGTTTCAAATGCATTTGTTATCATAGAAGCAGCACCACCACAAAGGTCAGCTTGCTCACCAAACCAATCAGTTTCTACTTCCTCTTTAAAAGTAGTTTGAATTAGTCCAGCTCTTGCACTTCCAATTGCTTTTGCAATTCCCAATGTTCTATCCCAAGCTTTTCCTGTAAAATCTTGTTCAACTGCAACAATAGAAGGAGTACCAAAATTATCAAGATATGTTTCTCGAACTTTGGAACCGGGTCCTTTTGGAGCAATCATTATGAGATCAACATTGTTTGGAGCTTCAATCCATTTCCAATAGATTGCAGCTGCATGAGAAAACGACAATGCTTTTCCTTCAGAAAGATTTGGTCCGATTTCATCTTTGTAAATTTGACCTTGAATCATGTCTGGGATTAGTATGTGAATAATGTCTGCTTGTTTTGTTGCATCTACAACGGACATTACTTTGTGACCGTCAGCTTGTGCCTTTTTCCAGCTATTACCACCTTCCTTAAGACCAATTATTACATTAAGACCAGAATCTTTCATGTTATTTGCTTGTGCATCACCTTGGATTCCATAGCCAATCACAGCAATAGTTTGATCCTTTATTGGGTCAAGACTAATATCGTTATCTTTCCATGTTTTTGCCATAATTCTATCTGAAATATTGCAAATATTAACTATGAAAATTGTTTAATAAAGATACTAAAATTGGACTAAATTTATTGAGTTCTAGAATTTGTAAATTTTCTGAAGGATAAATGCATCAGAAATTTCTGTCATTATTATATTGTCATAGTCAGGATCACCTATACATCCATAGCAAAATTACGTTGAAAAAATAACTAATGTTGTGTTTGACGGAGGATGTATTATTCTCACATTCAAAATTGAACCAAAATTAGGCATAAAGCATTAAAATCAGATTTTGATAATTTTGTTACAAGAACGACATTTGACAGTTACCTGTTCTCCTGGGAGTCTAATGAATCTCTTTGATCCACAGTCAGGACAGATAGGGCAAGCGCGAATCGGTTCCATTAGTGTTCAGTGGGTTTGGTATCAGATTTAGAAATTACTTCTAGTCTATTTTTAGCATTAATTTTTACAAGTATTTCAGATACAGCATTTGGGACTAGTTCTTTCCAAGAATCATCAGAGATAATCATTGAACGAATTTTTGTGGCATTGTATATACCCCTATTTAATAAGGATGGATTTACAACAGAAATTCCAGAATCAGCCAGTAGCATTGAGACATAATCATTTCCACTATACACCTTATCAAAATCAGGCAAGGCAGATTTTAGATATGAAGCCCATGTTGCTATATTGAATTGGTTTTCAAGGGAAACAAGAAAACACTTTGATAAATCTATTTTTTCATCAAGCAATGAATTATGAATCATTTCAATTCTTTCACCAGCAGTAAAAGGATCTTTTTCCAGATAATTAAATTGGGAACTAGTAATTGCAATTATAACTTCATCACATTCTTTAAGAATTTGTTTTACTAACTCTAAATGACCTAAATGAAAAGGCTGAAACCTTCCCATCATTAATCCGCGCATACAAAAATTATAATTTTGATTTTATTAAATTAGTCTATTGTATAGAACCACTGCCAAGAATTCTAATGGTGGGAGATTCAGGTTTTAAAATCACTGCAATTTGTCCTTTCTTGAACACTATTGGCTTTTCAAATGTTAGTGTCAACGGACTAATTGAAGAGAATTTTGCAGCTTTAATTTGTAATCCAATATTTACAAGACAGCCTTGATTTTCTGCAATTTCACTCTTGTAGAAGGGACTCTTTTGAAAATCAATAATAATTTCGGTTTTAACATCAACTGCTCCATCCTCAGAAATAATATCACCCCTTCCCACCTCATCAGGTTTTGCACCCTTTACTGCCAATCCCACTCTAGCAGGACATGTAGATTCACTTACAGGATCATCATGCATTTGAATTGATTTTATTAAAACATCAATTCCGGCAGGATATAATTTCAAATTATCATATTGTTTAATTTTTCCACTAGTTACTTTTCCAAGAATCACAGTTCCAACTCCCTTTACATCAAAGCAGTGATCAATTACCATCTCAGATTTACCATCAACAATTAATGGCTCCATCTTATCCATTTCTTCTTTAATTTTGTCTTGTTCAACTTTGATATAATTTTCAATGACGGTTCCTTTAATCATAGATTCAAGTTTTGATTCATCCACATCAAAGGTATGAGATAAAATTCCTTTTTCTTTTTTTAATGAGTCAAGTGCAATAATTTGCTCACCTGTAAATTTGTCTAATTTATCTACACAAAATATCACATATTCTGCTAAATTGATTGCCTGAAATAGAGGTTGAATTTTTTCTGGAAAACCTGATGGAGTAACCCATGTTTTGATAATATCAGATTCTTTTCTATCATAAAGAGAGAGATCAGTAGCTGTTCCTTTCTTTCCAAACTCAGAAGCAATATCTTGTTTTCCCAAGATTACAAAGTTTACCGATTTAACCAATGGACAAAGTTGTAGATTAGGTTCTAAAAACCATACTAGTAAACACTAACAAGGATACTCTGAAAGTTCTGTTAAATTATCAGGAGTCTCATCAAGTACTCCAAGATGATAGAGTATTGACTTTTGATATGATGGGATTGAAGTCATTATAATGAGGGCTTTCCGAATTTGTATTAAAGGATAATGTATGAATGATACTAGCTATTGATTATCAAAAAATACTATGGAAATGAGGCTAAAACTTGAGCATAGCTAGCAAATCGATGGTTTTTTGGTTTGACTAGTTTTTGATGGTATTTTTTAATTGGTCTACCAGAAGCCCCATTTAGACCAAGAGGTCCTCGAACATACCTTTTCCCGTCAGCCCATTTTAGAACTTCATCGGTGGGAGCAAAGTGATTTATTATTTTTTTATCAACTACGATATCCAAGAGTTTTCCATATTTTTTTGAAGATGGAACATCCTCGGTAATAGACGCACCAAAAAAGTAAACGCTGTCAATAATGGATTTGTTTTTTTTCTTTTTTGATAAATATTCAACAGTACTCAAAATTACCTGTGATCCTAATGAATGACCCATTAGTCGAATCTTGGTCTTAGGACTAAGCATTTTGAATTCTTCAATGAATTTACCAAGATGTTTTCCATTCTTTTTTGCAATAATTAATCCAACACCCAGAGAGCGCTTTGCATATTTTTTCAAATGGGCACCAGTAGTGTTAGAGTCATAACTAAAACCAATTACAGGATAAGGGTATCCCAATTTTTTTAATCTGTTTCTTGCCAATACGACTTTAGCAATTGCTCCAGCATTATCATTTCTCAAACCATGAATCATGATTGTAATTTCCTTAGAGTTTACAAATTTTTTGAAATCTTTTTTTGGATAAAGATAGTATTTGTTAGTCTTTAGGGTTTTTCCAGTTCCTAGATCATAGTAACCTCTAGTAGAAATTCGGGGAACAATTTTCATGATTTATTCTGAATGTCCAAGTTGTTTTTTGTATTTTTCAATATCAGATGTTTCAACTCTAGCAAATAGTGGAGAGGAATCTCCCAAAATATGGCCTAGAGAAATTCTCAATTCAGAGATTTCATTCCATTGTGTATCACTTACTTTGCCATCCAATCCTAATTGCATCCAAATTTTTTGGGCAGACTTTGGCATGAATGGGAATATTGCTATTGCAATTGATCTTACTGCATTGACAGAAAGATAAACACAGTTTGTAGTACCAGGACCATTTTTCCATGGTTCCTTATGCTGGAAATATTGATTAAAATAAGATGAAAACTCCATAATTTTTTTCAATGCTCTATCAAGATGATTTTCTTCCATTAGGGAGCCTACGTCGATAGCAAGATTCTTTATTTTAGCCTCCACTTCAGAATCTTTTTCATCAAAGGATTCACTTTCAGGGATTTTTCCATCAAATGCTTTTTTTGTAAATCCAAGTGCACGGTTTACAAAATTTCCAAGATTCCCAATTAATTCAGAATTAATTCTAGTTGTAAAGTCATCCCAATCAAAATTCAAATCGTCTTGAGAGTACGGATTAATTGAGATTAAATAGTATCTCAAGTAATCAGATGGATAGTATTCTAAAAATTGTTTAAGGCCAATATACCAATTTCTACTTTTGGAAATCTTTTTTGATTGTAGAGTAAGATGACCGCGAGTTGGAATGTAATCAGGTAATTTGTATTCACTATTAATCCCCAATCTCATAGCAGGTAAGAAAAGATAATGATGATATACGATATCCTTTCCAATAAAGTGGTAAATATCAGCAGAATTCCAAAAATCTTTACCGTCTATTCCTTTGTCACTGAAAAATTTCAATGCTGTTGAAATGTATGCCAAATGATTATCAAACCAACCATAGAAGACTTTATCATCAGCGTCTGCAAGAGGTACTTTTACACCCCAAGTAATATCTCGTGTGATATCCCAATCTATCAGACCAGATTTAATCCAATTTTGAACATATTTTTTAACATCCTTTTGAAGATGATCATTTTCATCAAGCCATTTAGTTAATGAATCCCCGAAATTTTTTAATTTAAAAAAATAGTGTGTCGTCTTTTCTTTGGTTGGGGGCTGTCCACAAATAGAACAAGTAGGGTTTTTGATCTCCTCTGGTACCCGACCACAACTCTCACAAAGATCAGAATACTGATCTTCAGCACCACAGTAAGGACATTGACCTTTAACATATCTGTCAGGTAAGAATTTTTTATCATTATTACAATAGAATTGAATTATTTCCTTCTCATAGATATGTCCTGCATCATTTAGTTTGTTAAAGACATCTTGAACAAATGCTATGTTTTCAGGAGAGCTAGTTTTGTAAAAATAATCAAAATCAATATCAAATGAAGAGAAATCCTCATAATCACGCTTATTCCAGTGGGCAACATATTCTGCCGGAGTCTTACCTTCCTTTTCAGATTGAATTAGAATGGGAGTTCCAAAATCATCAGATGCACAAAAATAGTATGCCTCCACACCGTTTTGTTTTAAGAATCTAGTTGTAACATCGGCTGGAAGATAAGTAGATGCAACATGACCCAAATGGATTTCTCCATTTGCATATGGTAAGGCACTTGTAATGATAGCTTTTTTGTTCATCAGTTACTGTGAAGAGCTGGATTGAGGTTAAGAAGTTTTACCAGCTATTAGCATATTTGACTTGCTCAGGAGTAAGTTTGTCAATTTTAACATCCATTGCTTTTAGTGCATCAACTGCAACTTGTTTATCAATTTCTTCTGGAACATTGATAATTTTGTTTTCCATTTTTTTGTGGTTTTTAAGAATATAGAGAACAGACAGTATTTGGTTTGAGAAGGATTGGGCCATTACTTCTGGCGGATGACCTTCTGCAGCTACTAAATTTGCAAGACGTCCTTGTCCAATCAAATAAACATGTTTTCCATTTTTTAAAGTACACTCATCAAGATTTGCTCTGACTTCCTTTACGGATTTTGATTTCTTTAACAAGAATTCACTGTCAATTTCAACATCAAAATGACCTACATTTCCCATTATGGCCCCATCTTTCATTTGTAAAATGTGTTCTTTTCTAATTACACTGGTCATACCAGTACAAGTGATGAACATATCACCAATTTTTGCAGCTTGAGACATAGGCATCACTTCAAAGCCATCCATGTGAGCTTCTAATGCTTTGATAGGATCGACTTCAGTAACAATTACTTTGCATCCCATACCATGACATCGGGCTGCAACTCCACGTCCAACCCAACCGTATCCAACAACTACTACACGTTTTGAAGCCATAAGTAAATTCATTGCACGAAGATAGCCATCAATGGTACTTTGCCCAGTTCCATATCTATTGTCAAACATGTGTTTAGTGTATGCCTCATTAACCAAAATTACAGGATATCTTAATTTTCCTTGATTCTCTACTGCTCTAATTCTAGTAACACCAGCAGTAGTTTCCTCAGTAGCACCAAGAATTTCCATTTTATTAAAACGCTTATCAAAGTGAGCTTTGATGTTCATATCAGCACCATCATCAGTTAGAATAGTTGGTTTATGTTTCAAAACTTGATCAATACACCAATCATAATCTTTGACTGATTGTCCATGCCATGCATATACATGAATTCCTTGAGATGCCAAAAATGCAGCAATGTCATCTTGAGTAGTAAGAGGATTACCACCGCAACAAGCAACAGTTGCACCTAACTCCTTAGCACCCATTAAGAGAACAGAGGTCTCTTTTGTAATATGTAAACAAAATCCTAATGTAATTCCTTTAAGTGGTTTTGATTTTTTAAATCGATTAATAGTATTGTCTAGAATCTGCATATGTGATCTAGCCCATTCATAAGATAATTTACCATCTTTGATCAGTTTAGAGCTAGACTTTACTTTACTCATAAAACAGCCCACTGCTCACACTATAAAATTCTATCATGCGAATGTAAATAAATGACAAAAATATGACAATTTTAATGGCATGGAAAAAGATTGCAGACAAAGGAGCAGTTGCTGCTGGAAAAGGCAAAGCCTTCAAAATTGAAGATAAACAAATTGCAATTTTTAATCAGGATGGATATCATGCCATAGATGATCTATGTGTACATCAAGATGGGTCTATTGCACCAGGAAAACTTGACGGTGATATTGTGGAGTGTCCATTACATTTTTGGCATTACAACATCAAAACTGGTGAGCTTACAGATTATCTCAAAGATGTAAAATTAGCAACATATCCTGTAGAAGCAAGAGATGACGGCATATACATCGATATTTAATGATAAAAATTCTGTAAATTTAAAAAAATACAACACATTTATGGTTACAATTTATGTAATGTGAAAATATGACAAAAGAGACTATTTTCCAATTTCGGGATGTTCCCATGTTTCTTTTATACCGAGAATAGATTATCAAAGTATGAAAAGTAAAATTATTTTCTCAGCATTATTAGGAATTGCATTAGTAGGAATTTCACAATTTGGGTTTGCAGAAGATATTGAAAATACATCACATGTTGCAGTAGATGAAGAAAAATTTGAACAGCCAGATTCAAAATATAACTATCAGGAAATTGTTATTTTGGGATATGTTGAAAATTATGAACGAGGTCAGCAAATTACAATTTCCATAGTCTCACCAGATGCATCAGAGAAAGAAATTAACACATATGCATCTAAAAAAGGAGAAATCTACACGTTACTTCACATCACACAAGAGTCCCAAATAGGGATTCATCAAGTGATTCTAACATATCATGGTGTAGATATTGCATCAACAACATTTGAGATTTTAGAAAATCAATAACAGTCACCCATATCCAATAATTACATAATAGAGAAGGGAAAACCCTTCCCTTGTACTAGGTATGGGTTATGTTGGGCACAGATTATTCTGTAATTTCTGATAAACAAATTACTATATTGAATAATGTGTGTTCAAAATGAGCTATCTAAATTCATTATAAAGCACAATTTTTATTCCAACTTGTTTTCAAAATTAATTATTGAATCAAGAGGTAATTGACGAAATTAAAGATCAAGACTACGAATCAATTATTAAAAAAATTGAAGAGTTTTTCTCTGAGCAATTACAAAAAAGTCATGCAAAGGGGTTAATCTTAGGTCTTAGTGGGGGGATAGATTCTGCTGTCTTGACATATTTGGCAAAAAGAAATCTTAAAGAGAAAACCCTCGCCATGGTTATGCCAGATACAGCAATCACTCCAAAATCAGAAACAGAAGATGCTCTGAAAATAATAGCATTAACAGGAATTGAATACAAACTTGTCGATATCAACCCAATTGTAAATCAATACAGTATGTATTTAGAACCTAATGAATTTGCAAAAGGAAATCTTCGTGCAAGAATTAGGACAAATATCATCTATTATTATGCAAATCTCAAAAATTATTTGGTTTTAGGTTCAAGTGATAAAAGTGAATATCTCCTAGGATATTTTACAAAACATGGAGATGGTGCATCAGACATCACACCTATAATTTCATTATACAAGCTTCAGGTAAGAGAGATTGCAAAACATCTTGGAGTTCCAGAATATGTCATTGCAAAAAAAAGTAGTCCACATCTTTGGAAAGAGCACGATGCTGAAAAAGAATTAGGAGTCTCATATGAAGAG
The window above is part of the Nitrosopumilus sp. genome. Proteins encoded here:
- a CDS encoding cobalamin B12-binding domain-containing protein is translated as MKQKAASRSIKILVAKLGLDGHDRGALVLCRAFRDAGMEVIYSGLFATPERVAQIAEDEDVDAIAMSLLNGAHGTLFPRVVKAVKKKGINDVLIVGGGVIPDIDHKDLMKAGVDHVFGPGTPLSTIIDHITNGVSKLRKI
- the ilvC gene encoding ketol-acid reductoisomerase; translated protein: MSDRIMAKTWKDNDISLDPIKDQTIAVIGYGIQGDAQANNMKDSGLNVIIGLKEGGNSWKKAQADGHKVMSVVDATKQADIIHILIPDMIQGQIYKDEIGPNLSEGKALSFSHAAAIYWKWIEAPNNVDLIMIAPKGPGSKVRETYLDNFGTPSIVAVEQDFTGKAWDRTLGIAKAIGSARAGLIQTTFKEEVETDWFGEQADLCGGAASMITNAFETLVEAGYQPEIAYFEVLHELKLIVDMIQRYGINGMWRRVSETARYGGLTRGPMVMDSANKENMKKVLTMIQDGTFNREWISEYQKNGKEAFDKYMKEYDAHQIEKVGKQMRKMMWPDSTE
- a CDS encoding nicotinamide-nucleotide adenylyltransferase, producing MRGLMMGRFQPFHLGHLELVKQILKECDEVIIAITSSQFNYLEKDPFTAGERIEMIHNSLLDEKIDLSKCFLVSLENQFNIATWASYLKSALPDFDKVYSGNDYVSMLLADSGISVVNPSLLNRGIYNATKIRSMIISDDSWKELVPNAVSEILVKINAKNRLEVISKSDTKPTEH
- a CDS encoding EF-Tu/IF-2/RF-3 family GTPase, with the translated sequence MVKSVNFVILGKQDIASEFGKKGTATDLSLYDRKESDIIKTWVTPSGFPEKIQPLFQAINLAEYVIFCVDKLDKFTGEQIIALDSLKKEKGILSHTFDVDESKLESMIKGTVIENYIKVEQDKIKEEMDKMEPLIVDGKSEMVIDHCFDVKGVGTVILGKVTSGKIKQYDNLKLYPAGIDVLIKSIQMHDDPVSESTCPARVGLAVKGAKPDEVGRGDIISEDGAVDVKTEIIIDFQKSPFYKSEIAENQGCLVNIGLQIKAAKFSSISPLTLTFEKPIVFKKGQIAVILKPESPTIRILGSGSIQ
- a CDS encoding DUF726 domain-containing protein: MKIVPRISTRGYYDLGTGKTLKTNKYYLYPKKDFKKFVNSKEITIMIHGLRNDNAGAIAKVVLARNRLKKLGYPYPVIGFSYDSNTTGAHLKKYAKRSLGVGLIIAKKNGKHLGKFIEEFKMLSPKTKIRLMGHSLGSQVILSTVEYLSKKKKNKSIIDSVYFFGASITEDVPSSKKYGKLLDIVVDKKIINHFAPTDEVLKWADGKRYVRGPLGLNGASGRPIKKYHQKLVKPKNHRFASYAQVLASFP
- the metG gene encoding methionine--tRNA ligase, which translates into the protein MNKKAIITSALPYANGEIHLGHVASTYLPADVTTRFLKQNGVEAYYFCASDDFGTPILIQSEKEGKTPAEYVAHWNKRDYEDFSSFDIDFDYFYKTSSPENIAFVQDVFNKLNDAGHIYEKEIIQFYCNNDKKFLPDRYVKGQCPYCGAEDQYSDLCESCGRVPEEIKNPTCSICGQPPTKEKTTHYFFKLKNFGDSLTKWLDENDHLQKDVKKYVQNWIKSGLIDWDITRDITWGVKVPLADADDKVFYGWFDNHLAYISTALKFFSDKGIDGKDFWNSADIYHFIGKDIVYHHYLFLPAMRLGINSEYKLPDYIPTRGHLTLQSKKISKSRNWYIGLKQFLEYYPSDYLRYYLISINPYSQDDLNFDWDDFTTRINSELIGNLGNFVNRALGFTKKAFDGKIPESESFDEKDSEVEAKIKNLAIDVGSLMEENHLDRALKKIMEFSSYFNQYFQHKEPWKNGPGTTNCVYLSVNAVRSIAIAIFPFMPKSAQKIWMQLGLDGKVSDTQWNEISELRISLGHILGDSSPLFARVETSDIEKYKKQLGHSE
- a CDS encoding adenosylhomocysteinase encodes the protein MSKVKSSSKLIKDGKLSYEWARSHMQILDNTINRFKKSKPLKGITLGFCLHITKETSVLLMGAKELGATVACCGGNPLTTQDDIAAFLASQGIHVYAWHGQSVKDYDWCIDQVLKHKPTILTDDGADMNIKAHFDKRFNKMEILGATEETTAGVTRIRAVENQGKLRYPVILVNEAYTKHMFDNRYGTGQSTIDGYLRAMNLLMASKRVVVVGYGWVGRGVAARCHGMGCKVIVTEVDPIKALEAHMDGFEVMPMSQAAKIGDMFITCTGMTSVIRKEHILQMKDGAIMGNVGHFDVEIDSEFLLKKSKSVKEVRANLDECTLKNGKHVYLIGQGRLANLVAAEGHPPEVMAQSFSNQILSVLYILKNHKKMENKIINVPEEIDKQVAVDALKAMDVKIDKLTPEQVKYANSW
- a CDS encoding Rieske 2Fe-2S domain-containing protein, which translates into the protein MAWKKIADKGAVAAGKGKAFKIEDKQIAIFNQDGYHAIDDLCVHQDGSIAPGKLDGDIVECPLHFWHYNIKTGELTDYLKDVKLATYPVEARDDGIYIDI
- a CDS encoding NAD+ synthase, with translation MNQEVIDEIKDQDYESIIKKIEEFFSEQLQKSHAKGLILGLSGGIDSAVLTYLAKRNLKEKTLAMVMPDTAITPKSETEDALKIIALTGIEYKLVDINPIVNQYSMYLEPNEFAKGNLRARIRTNIIYYYANLKNYLVLGSSDKSEYLLGYFTKHGDGASDITPIISLYKLQVREIAKHLGVPEYVIAKKSSPHLWKEHDAEKELGVSYEEIDSVLYCLNEKKLTPDETAKTTQIDHTVVDKIIQLNKNSEHKRSLPDNPFKDQ